One genomic window of Lytechinus variegatus isolate NC3 chromosome 1, Lvar_3.0, whole genome shotgun sequence includes the following:
- the LOC121414455 gene encoding lengsin-like translates to MSLNQVLEEIEEKGITGVRFEQTDLNGVARSKLIPSRHFKDKATGGVNFYLGHIGMDVQAGVIPGTGFAEEVGYCDAVMFPDYSSFKELPWAEKTARILVEPTYKGEYVAAHPRVAARRQLEKLKDLGYSLFSAHEHEFYVVDKVTKKPINNDINIRSTLRMFPLRRFVKQVMEDMPVAGVDIEQVESEYGPGQVEISYKPAFGIRSADNAFTFKTGIKEIALLHGFQASFMSKPFLNQSGSCTHFCHSLYQADEKTPVFYDANSPIGLSEVGQNWAAGILAHAPAIEVLMAPTVNCLKRVGGNFCPENATWGMDNRTTMLRIKVNGDKGTYMENRAGAAGANCYLVLAATVAAGMDGIINKYRLPAETTGCANNPEDVPPKTADLPNNMEAALEALVNDEVIRNAFGEDFIKCFSAVKMHEAKLEKQALAKGQKNWDFDFYFEYL, encoded by the coding sequence ATGAGTCTGAACCAAGTACTTGAGGAAATTGAAGAGAAGGGGATCACCGGCGTGAGATTTGAGCAGACTGACTTAAATGGCGTGGCCCGGTCTAAGCTGATCCCTTCCCGCCACTTCAAGGACAAAGCAACTGGAGGGGTGAACTTTTATTTGGGGCACATAGGAATGGATGTCCAAGCAGGGGTTATTCCAGGAACTGGATTTGCTGAGGAAGTCGGATACTGCGATGCTGTCATGTTTCCTGATTACAGTTCATTCAAAGAACTTCCATGGGCAGAGAAAACAGCCCGTATTTTGGTTGAGCCGACTTATAAGGGCGAGTATGTAGCTGCCCATCCAAGGGTTGCGGCCCGCAGACAACTGGAGAAGCTGAAGGACTTGGGGTATTCCCTGTTTTCTGCTCATGAACATGAGTTCTATGTTGTGGATAAGGTCACCAAGAAGCCCATCAACAACGACATCAATATTCGATCCACTCTGAGAATGTTTCCTTTGCGGAGGTTCGTCAAACAGGTTATGGAGGACATGCCCGTTGCTGGTGTTGATATTGAACAAGTTGAATCTGAATACGGTCCAGGACAGGTTGAGATATCCTACAAACCAGCCTTTGGGATCAGATCTGCAGACAATGCTTTCACTTTCAAGACGGGTATCAAAGAGATTGCACTTCTCCATGGCTTTCAAGCTTCCTTTATGTCCAAGCCTTTTCTTAATCAGAGTGGATCTTGTACCCACTTCTGCCACTCCCTTTACCAAGCGGATGAGAAAACACCAGTTTTTTACGATGCCAACAGTCCCATTGGTCTTTCGGAGGTTGGCCAGAACTGGGCTGCAGGAATACTTGCCCATGCTCCTGCAATCGAGGTTCTCATGGCTCCAACAGTAAATTGCCTGAAGAGAGTCGGAGGTAATTTTTGTCCAGAAAATGCCACCTGGGGAATGGACAATCGCACCACAATGCTTCGCATCAAGGTCAATGGCGACAAGGGCACCTACATGGAGAACCGTGCCGGAGCCGCTGGTGCTAACTGCTACCTGGTGCTGGCTGCAACCGTTGCTGCAGGAATGGATGGCATCATCAACAAGTACAGGCTTCCTGCAGAAACTACAGGCTGTGCCAACAATCCGGAAGATGTCCCACCAAAGACAGCTGATCTGCCGAACAACATGGAAGCTGCTCTGGAGGCTCTTGTCAATGATGAGGTGATAAGAAATGCATTTGGTGAGGATTTCATCAAGTGTTTCAGTGCTGTGAAGATGCACGAAGCCAAGTTAGAAAAACAAGCTTTGGCTAAAGGTCAAAAGAATTGGGACTTTGATTTTTACTTTGAATACCTGTGA